One genomic window of Peteryoungia desertarenae includes the following:
- a CDS encoding carbohydrate ABC transporter permease codes for MTGSRQYRLARRERLAGWLMAAPALLLITVFLVTPFVLGLGLSFTNQRLVSPNPAAYVGLENYRNLVGLGVLVLEPERDGNGQLLLRDGKGPIYPSVRSFTRNNPDYPQYRGMREFTSFSLGQDRIVILARDVVFLKAVLNTVLFVLVVAPLQGGLALGLALLVNQRLPGINIFRAIYFMPVVLSIVVVALLWRFIYAGENGLLNALLSFLTFGLFQPIDWLGRTDTALWAILVMSVWQGVGFHMVIWLSGLQTIPLSLYEAADIEGASNWQKFRFITWPLLRNTAVLVLIVITMHGFALFAQIDVMTGGGPLDSTQSIVFQAVQRGYVRQDIATGSAISVILFVMVLSISLFQRYLTRERR; via the coding sequence ATGACAGGCAGTAGACAATACCGCTTGGCCCGGCGGGAGCGTCTGGCAGGTTGGCTGATGGCAGCACCGGCCCTGTTGTTGATCACGGTGTTTCTGGTCACCCCCTTTGTCCTTGGTCTCGGACTTTCCTTTACCAACCAGAGATTGGTATCGCCCAATCCTGCCGCATATGTGGGGCTGGAGAACTACCGGAACCTGGTCGGCCTTGGGGTTCTCGTGTTGGAGCCAGAGCGAGACGGGAACGGACAACTGCTCCTGCGAGACGGTAAGGGCCCGATCTATCCCTCGGTCCGCAGCTTCACCCGCAACAATCCGGACTATCCCCAGTATCGCGGGATGCGTGAATTCACATCCTTTTCTCTTGGTCAAGATCGTATCGTCATTCTGGCGAGAGACGTGGTGTTCTTGAAGGCAGTCTTGAACACGGTCTTGTTTGTTCTGGTCGTCGCCCCGCTTCAGGGCGGGTTGGCTCTCGGGCTCGCGCTTCTCGTTAATCAGCGCTTGCCGGGCATCAATATCTTCCGCGCCATCTACTTCATGCCGGTGGTGTTGTCGATTGTTGTCGTCGCCTTGCTCTGGCGCTTCATCTATGCGGGCGAAAACGGTCTGCTCAATGCTCTCCTGTCCTTTCTGACCTTCGGGCTGTTTCAACCGATCGACTGGCTCGGACGCACCGACACGGCCCTTTGGGCCATTCTCGTCATGTCGGTCTGGCAGGGCGTGGGTTTTCATATGGTGATCTGGCTTTCAGGCCTGCAGACGATCCCGCTTTCGCTTTACGAGGCCGCCGATATCGAAGGCGCCAGCAACTGGCAGAAATTCCGCTTCATCACTTGGCCGCTCTTGCGCAATACGGCAGTGCTGGTGCTCATCGTCATCACCATGCACGGCTTCGCCCTGTTTGCCCAGATTGATGTCATGACCGGCGGAGGACCTCTCGATTCCACGCAGTCGATCGTCTTTCAAGCCGTTCAGCGAGGCTATGTACGCCAGGATATTGCGACCGGTTCGGCGATCTCGGTCATCCTCTTTGTGATGGTGCTGTCCATATCATTATTTCAACGCTATCTCACCCGGGAGCGACGCTGA
- a CDS encoding Gfo/Idh/MocA family protein, with protein MKIAIVGCGSRHKMFRDSVADDYADKHEIVALCDVNAHRLGEAARAISRPGTNGVPTYLAPDFDQLIAEQKPDTVVVATPDFLHADYIVRAFEAGCDVICEKPLTIDLSRLKMIIDAQARTGRQVKVTFNYRYSPARTQIKEMIASGVIGEVTAVDFRWHLDRVHGADYFRRWHRQKENSGGLLVHKSTHHFDLLNWWLGTVPTHVLASGRRAFYRPETAVAFGLEGRGPRCHLCPVAEKCDFELDLSADEKLKSLYLDAEGEDGYVRDLCVFDEEIGIEDTMQAHIRYASGATANYTLTAYSPWEGLEIKFQGTKGDITHRHVEVHGVFGGERAHADEDAVSTELHLAGEAPRMLDVPKAKGNHGGADPVMLGYIFDPEGMEPDRYGRASDHVAGAWSILAGIAANASIETGSLVNIQSMLRAHGITLER; from the coding sequence GTGAAAATTGCGATTGTAGGATGTGGTTCGCGGCACAAGATGTTTCGCGATTCCGTTGCCGATGATTATGCGGACAAACATGAAATCGTTGCCCTGTGCGACGTCAACGCGCACCGCCTTGGCGAGGCAGCCCGCGCCATTTCAAGGCCGGGCACAAATGGTGTTCCGACCTATCTCGCCCCTGATTTCGACCAGCTGATTGCCGAGCAGAAGCCGGACACGGTTGTCGTTGCAACCCCGGATTTTCTCCATGCGGACTACATCGTGCGTGCCTTCGAAGCCGGATGCGATGTCATCTGCGAAAAGCCTCTCACGATCGATCTCTCCCGCCTGAAGATGATCATCGATGCGCAGGCAAGAACCGGACGCCAGGTGAAGGTCACCTTCAACTATCGCTATTCGCCGGCACGAACCCAGATCAAGGAGATGATCGCCTCCGGCGTCATCGGCGAGGTGACGGCGGTTGATTTCCGCTGGCATCTCGACCGCGTCCATGGCGCTGACTACTTCCGCCGCTGGCATCGCCAGAAAGAGAATTCCGGCGGTCTGCTGGTTCACAAATCGACCCATCACTTCGACCTTCTCAACTGGTGGCTCGGCACGGTGCCGACGCATGTTCTGGCATCTGGTCGCCGCGCCTTTTATCGTCCCGAGACGGCTGTGGCGTTCGGGCTTGAAGGCCGTGGGCCCCGCTGTCATCTCTGTCCAGTGGCCGAGAAATGCGACTTCGAGCTTGATCTGTCCGCCGATGAAAAACTGAAGAGCCTCTATCTGGATGCCGAGGGTGAAGATGGATATGTCCGCGACCTTTGCGTCTTCGATGAGGAAATCGGCATCGAGGACACCATGCAGGCGCATATCCGATACGCGTCCGGTGCCACGGCGAATTACACGCTGACGGCCTATTCTCCTTGGGAAGGGCTGGAGATCAAGTTCCAGGGCACCAAAGGCGACATCACCCACCGACATGTGGAAGTCCATGGCGTGTTTGGCGGTGAACGCGCCCATGCCGATGAAGACGCGGTTTCAACTGAACTGCATCTGGCCGGCGAGGCACCGCGCATGCTCGACGTGCCCAAGGCAAAGGGCAATCACGGGGGCGCAGATCCGGTGATGCTCGGCTATATCTTCGATCCCGAAGGCATGGAACCGGATCGTTATGGTCGGGCATCCGATCACGTGGCCGGCGCCTGGTCGATCCTGGCAGGCATTGCCGCAAATGCCTCCATCGAAACCGGTTCACTCGTGAACATTCAATCCATGCTGCGCGCTCACGGCATCACGCTGGAACGATAG
- a CDS encoding DUF3833 family protein: MVPSDPPSSSVLLEEFFSGRLQGWGLTLGRFGGEKNRFTLQAEGEWNPVSRTLKLYETYFFDDGHQDDLTWKIIKSSGKDYQGFETRIAGSARGIQNDSLFCWKYRRDVPGKDGSSTRLGFNDRFFFHDEHHMTAHASLTLLGVEVATLHAFYQRAA, from the coding sequence GTGGTACCATCGGATCCGCCAAGTTCGTCCGTCCTTCTGGAGGAATTCTTTTCCGGCCGCCTTCAGGGCTGGGGTTTGACGCTGGGGAGGTTTGGCGGGGAGAAGAACAGATTCACGCTGCAGGCAGAAGGGGAGTGGAACCCGGTCAGCCGGACCCTCAAGTTATACGAGACCTATTTCTTCGATGACGGACATCAGGACGATCTGACCTGGAAGATCATCAAGAGCAGCGGCAAAGATTACCAAGGCTTTGAGACCAGGATCGCCGGGTCAGCGCGCGGAATACAGAACGACAGCCTGTTCTGCTGGAAGTATCGACGCGACGTACCGGGGAAGGACGGATCCTCAACACGTCTCGGTTTCAACGACCGCTTCTTCTTTCATGACGAGCATCACATGACGGCACATGCTTCCTTGACCCTGTTGGGCGTTGAGGTCGCAACGCTTCATGCATTCTACCAGCGCGCCGCCTGA
- a CDS encoding FUSC family protein — protein MGILRKEPLRLAAQTTVGATAAYLIAQYAGLPEPSWSVFSALFVIQASVGGTIQSAVWRIMGAGLGLVLGLVAIFLLGSGGWDTLWSLMAGSAAMGFVAAAKPGLSYGLVTVTMLILAPGIEVIEGAFIKAVEIALGAVCGATASLVVFPRAAHRQADLHLAEVLHKVGDFLKLNASCIAAGQDRDLAALQSDVEDELDKARQMAAQAHRRFVPGRPDERARDDLRNQVQRFWYTLTLIDRLRSPSIRAGIKSAVPLQDLKVMKDAAEHIHQLADSMSQHAPAPNWRAEALADQGAERQSLDRSQLENLPLEQMQQIFALSFACSTIDQEVASLTDHVTSLVDSRSSHRR, from the coding sequence ATGGGCATCCTCCGCAAGGAACCGTTGCGACTTGCCGCGCAAACGACCGTGGGTGCAACAGCTGCCTATCTGATTGCGCAATATGCAGGCCTGCCCGAGCCTTCCTGGTCCGTCTTTTCCGCCCTCTTTGTCATCCAGGCCAGTGTCGGCGGGACCATTCAGAGTGCGGTCTGGCGCATCATGGGCGCCGGCCTGGGCCTCGTGCTCGGACTTGTCGCAATCTTCCTACTCGGCAGCGGGGGTTGGGACACCCTGTGGTCGCTGATGGCAGGCAGCGCCGCCATGGGCTTTGTGGCAGCCGCCAAACCAGGTCTCAGCTATGGCCTTGTTACGGTTACAATGCTCATTCTCGCGCCTGGTATCGAAGTCATTGAAGGTGCATTTATCAAGGCTGTCGAAATTGCATTGGGTGCTGTCTGCGGCGCCACTGCATCGCTCGTCGTCTTTCCCCGGGCCGCACATCGACAAGCAGACCTGCATCTGGCGGAAGTACTGCATAAGGTGGGCGACTTTCTGAAGCTAAATGCCTCCTGTATTGCCGCCGGCCAAGATCGGGACCTTGCGGCGCTTCAGTCCGACGTGGAAGACGAACTGGACAAGGCTCGACAGATGGCAGCACAGGCTCACAGGCGCTTTGTTCCAGGACGACCGGATGAGAGGGCCCGCGATGACCTGCGCAATCAGGTACAGCGCTTCTGGTACACACTTACCCTCATAGATCGGCTGCGCTCACCGTCCATCAGGGCCGGGATCAAGTCTGCCGTCCCCTTACAGGACCTCAAGGTCATGAAAGACGCAGCCGAACACATTCACCAACTGGCGGACAGCATGAGCCAACATGCACCAGCACCTAACTGGAGAGCGGAAGCACTTGCAGACCAGGGCGCCGAGCGTCAAAGCCTCGACCGAAGCCAGCTGGAGAACCTGCCTCTTGAGCAAATGCAGCAGATTTTTGCCCTGAGCTTTGCCTGTTCAACGATCGATCAGGAGGTGGCCAGTCTCACCGACCATGTTACATCGTTGGTCGATTCACGATCCTCGCACCGCCGCTGA
- a CDS encoding sugar ABC transporter substrate-binding protein, protein MKTKQLFNTVALSAFLASNAANAQTELSLWYHGAGNPTERAILTGIISDFNQSQGDWVVTLEEFPQAAYNDSVTAAALSGNLPDILDMDGPNMPNWAWSGYLQPLGLPQEKVDHFLPGAVGMWNDQLYSIGLWDAAVAVFARRSVLEDNNIRIPTLDEPWTGEEFTAALETLKATGDYDYPLDLGMSDKTEWYTYAFSPFLQSHGGDLIDRDTYLTAEGALNGEEAIAFGNWWQSLFEKELAPGTSQSPSDHETGFLDGKYALQWMGNWVAVKALEKFGDDLVFLPAPDFGAGPKIGAGSWQFGVSATSEHPEGATAFIDFATQDKYLAQFSDAIGLIPATAEAAKMTENYKEGGPLAVFFDLSEAQATLRPVTPAYSFISPTFQKAVSDIADGADVASTLDAATDEINQNIERNNGYGFNEN, encoded by the coding sequence ATGAAAACGAAGCAGCTGTTCAACACCGTCGCGCTATCAGCCTTTTTGGCTTCCAACGCGGCAAACGCACAAACGGAGCTCAGTCTTTGGTATCATGGAGCCGGAAATCCGACAGAGCGCGCGATCCTCACCGGGATCATCTCCGATTTCAATCAGTCGCAGGGAGACTGGGTTGTTACCCTCGAGGAGTTCCCACAAGCCGCTTATAATGACTCGGTAACGGCAGCGGCCCTGTCCGGAAATCTGCCGGACATTCTCGACATGGACGGACCCAACATGCCGAACTGGGCCTGGTCGGGTTATCTCCAACCCTTGGGCCTACCGCAAGAGAAGGTCGACCACTTCCTGCCCGGTGCTGTCGGGATGTGGAACGATCAGCTTTATTCGATAGGGCTTTGGGATGCTGCCGTTGCCGTTTTCGCCAGACGGTCTGTGCTTGAAGACAACAATATCCGTATACCGACACTGGACGAGCCATGGACGGGCGAGGAGTTTACTGCAGCACTTGAGACGCTCAAGGCGACGGGAGACTACGACTATCCTCTTGATCTCGGCATGTCTGACAAGACCGAATGGTACACTTATGCTTTCAGCCCGTTTCTGCAGAGCCATGGCGGAGATCTGATTGACCGCGACACCTATCTCACGGCCGAGGGAGCGCTCAACGGCGAGGAGGCCATTGCCTTTGGCAACTGGTGGCAGTCACTCTTCGAAAAGGAATTGGCACCCGGAACGTCGCAATCGCCGTCCGACCACGAAACCGGGTTCCTGGATGGCAAATATGCGCTTCAGTGGATGGGCAACTGGGTTGCCGTGAAGGCGCTTGAGAAGTTTGGGGACGACCTAGTCTTTCTTCCAGCGCCTGATTTCGGTGCAGGTCCGAAAATCGGAGCAGGGTCGTGGCAATTCGGCGTCTCAGCGACCAGCGAGCACCCTGAAGGGGCAACAGCCTTTATCGATTTTGCCACGCAGGACAAATATCTGGCTCAGTTCTCAGATGCGATTGGCCTTATTCCTGCGACGGCAGAAGCCGCCAAGATGACTGAGAACTACAAGGAGGGCGGGCCGCTGGCGGTCTTTTTCGATCTGTCGGAAGCCCAGGCCACGCTGCGGCCTGTAACCCCTGCCTATTCGTTCATCTCACCAACCTTCCAGAAGGCGGTTTCGGACATTGCGGATGGTGCCGACGTAGCCTCTACGCTCGATGCCGCAACCGATGAGATCAATCAAAACATCGAGCGCAATAATGGCTACGGGTTCAATGAGAACTGA
- a CDS encoding histidine phosphatase family protein, with product MMTLTKIKRRTILSLPFAFIASQTHGSEQGWRALAQGEAIALIRHAQAPGTGDPANFRIGDCSTQRNLSDEGREQSRRLGALFRAEGIQVARIYSSQWCRCLETAKLMGLGPVNELPALNSFFDNASRGPAQTQELIEWLTRQDQSQPIVLVTHLVNITRLTGIVPRQGEIVFIAPPTVDEIVVIDRQTV from the coding sequence ATGATGACCCTCACCAAGATAAAGCGGCGCACAATCCTGTCCCTTCCTTTTGCCTTCATTGCAAGCCAGACGCATGGCAGCGAGCAAGGCTGGCGAGCCCTCGCTCAGGGAGAGGCAATTGCCCTGATACGACATGCCCAGGCCCCTGGAACCGGTGATCCTGCGAACTTCAGGATCGGCGACTGCAGCACGCAACGCAACCTGTCGGATGAGGGAAGAGAGCAATCCCGAAGGCTTGGCGCGCTTTTTCGTGCAGAGGGTATACAGGTAGCCAGAATCTATTCCAGCCAATGGTGTCGCTGTCTTGAAACGGCCAAACTCATGGGACTTGGACCGGTGAACGAACTGCCCGCGCTCAACTCCTTTTTTGACAATGCCTCGCGCGGTCCTGCGCAGACGCAAGAATTGATCGAGTGGCTCACACGACAGGATCAGAGCCAGCCCATCGTGCTTGTCACCCACCTGGTCAACATCACGAGGCTGACGGGGATCGTCCCTCGTCAGGGCGAAATCGTCTTTATCGCTCCCCCAACAGTTGACGAGATTGTGGTCATTGACCGCCAGACGGTCTGA
- a CDS encoding DUF4126 domain-containing protein, with amino-acid sequence MMPLAVLASAAWRETLPYDTAEARLMHGRLPAAVGIVMALAEVAGDKMASAPDRTVFLGRLARMITGGFSGAALAPQERRLTGAALGISAALGSSRLGLAIRKWAIRRWGQSATGFVEDAFVFSMAMAVANGSARSVKSERNLNP; translated from the coding sequence ATGATGCCGCTGGCAGTTCTTGCCAGTGCCGCTTGGCGCGAGACGCTTCCCTATGACACAGCCGAGGCACGACTGATGCATGGGCGCCTTCCGGCTGCAGTTGGGATCGTCATGGCACTGGCTGAAGTCGCAGGAGACAAGATGGCATCGGCGCCTGACCGCACGGTCTTTCTTGGCCGATTGGCCCGGATGATAACCGGTGGCTTTTCGGGTGCAGCCCTTGCACCGCAGGAGCGTCGCCTAACCGGTGCAGCCCTCGGCATCAGCGCAGCGCTTGGCTCTTCTCGTCTCGGTCTGGCCATTCGCAAGTGGGCGATCCGAAGGTGGGGGCAGTCAGCAACTGGCTTCGTGGAGGATGCCTTTGTTTTCTCTATGGCCATGGCAGTTGCAAACGGCAGCGCCCGTAGTGTTAAGAGCGAACGCAATC
- the kdgR gene encoding DNA-binding transcriptional regulator KdgR, with product MSDTLPKTENVAAVLKVFAVIEALVEEKRVGLADLAQRAMTSKTTAHRLLQTMVELGYVEQDPETEKYGLTLKLFSLGARSLTEQTELLRVADQAMGKLSRATGETINLGILDDRDQRVVYIHKYDSFYGLSMKSTLGLRNPLHSTSLGKALLAWRDDEELRERIGRMDLVRRAPNTITDPDRLMAELHETRKRGYAEETEESEAGVRCMAIPVFNYLGKPIAAISIAFPLFRFDEARKADYIDLLKTAGSSASRGLGYRPEAH from the coding sequence ATGTCCGACACTCTGCCGAAAACAGAAAACGTGGCCGCCGTCCTTAAGGTCTTTGCGGTGATTGAGGCGCTTGTGGAGGAGAAGCGGGTCGGGCTTGCTGACCTGGCACAAAGGGCCATGACGTCGAAGACGACGGCGCACCGTTTGCTGCAGACCATGGTCGAACTCGGCTATGTCGAGCAGGATCCCGAGACAGAAAAATATGGCCTGACGCTGAAGCTTTTCAGCCTCGGCGCCCGTTCTCTGACCGAGCAGACCGAATTGTTGCGCGTCGCCGATCAGGCGATGGGCAAGCTGTCGCGTGCGACAGGAGAGACGATCAATCTCGGCATTCTGGATGATCGTGACCAGCGGGTGGTCTACATCCACAAATATGATTCATTCTATGGCCTGTCGATGAAGTCGACACTTGGATTGCGCAATCCCCTCCACAGTACATCGCTCGGCAAGGCGCTTCTGGCCTGGCGCGATGACGAGGAATTGCGTGAACGGATCGGCAGGATGGACCTCGTCAGGCGGGCGCCCAATACGATCACCGATCCGGACAGGCTGATGGCGGAACTGCATGAAACGCGAAAGCGCGGCTATGCCGAAGAGACCGAGGAAAGCGAGGCAGGGGTCCGCTGCATGGCGATCCCGGTCTTCAACTATCTGGGCAAGCCAATTGCCGCCATCTCGATCGCCTTTCCGCTGTTTCGCTTCGACGAGGCGCGCAAGGCTGACTATATCGACCTTTTGAAGACAGCAGGATCGTCGGCTTCCCGCGGTCTCGGTTATCGTCCCGAAGCCCACTGA
- a CDS encoding type II toxin-antitoxin system prevent-host-death family antitoxin, protein MTNRNGSYTTSDLSRKSGDIIAEALRHPVTITQRNKPRLVLLNIDDYERLMRQSDRRSVATLQTMPDELFAEFEEAVDAYARSDETSR, encoded by the coding sequence ATAACAAACAGGAACGGCTCCTACACGACAAGCGACCTTTCTCGGAAATCCGGAGATATCATCGCCGAGGCACTCCGACACCCTGTCACGATCACCCAACGCAACAAGCCGCGATTGGTGTTGCTGAACATAGACGATTACGAACGTCTCATGCGCCAGTCGGATCGTCGCTCTGTAGCCACACTACAAACCATGCCCGACGAGCTGTTTGCTGAATTTGAAGAGGCCGTCGATGCCTACGCCCGGTCTGATGAGACGAGCAGATGA
- a CDS encoding carbohydrate ABC transporter permease, whose amino-acid sequence MAFAGKGRSVSALIVRYGVLTVIAAIFIFPLVFMVVSSLKPDGQLLRDASSIRAFLPIGEISFDNYFAAFERAPIGLFVFNSVTITGLTVAASILVGSLAAFAFTYMDWSGRDFLFSMVLATLIIPFETIAIPLLLEVNNLPWITSEGLVTGWLNSYHVQIIPWIGDGLTIFLFVQYFKDLPSELIDAAKIDGANWLQIYWLVIMPISGPVIATAAILKFLIMYSQQYLWPLLVTQSEEYRPVMVGLQYFFQLNVAWGEVMAYLSIITVPVLIFYLFLQRAFIASIASTGLKG is encoded by the coding sequence ATGGCTTTTGCCGGCAAGGGGCGGAGCGTTTCCGCGTTGATAGTCCGCTATGGAGTGCTGACGGTCATTGCCGCCATCTTCATATTCCCGCTCGTCTTCATGGTGGTTTCATCACTGAAGCCAGATGGCCAGCTCTTGCGGGACGCAAGCTCCATCCGTGCCTTTTTGCCGATCGGCGAGATCTCTTTTGACAACTATTTTGCAGCCTTTGAGCGTGCGCCGATCGGGCTCTTCGTCTTCAATTCCGTGACGATCACAGGGCTTACGGTTGCAGCTTCTATCCTGGTCGGCTCTCTGGCCGCCTTCGCCTTCACCTATATGGACTGGTCTGGGCGAGACTTCCTGTTTTCGATGGTGCTGGCCACCCTGATCATCCCCTTCGAAACCATCGCCATCCCGCTGCTACTGGAGGTCAACAATCTGCCTTGGATTACATCGGAGGGGCTGGTGACCGGCTGGCTGAATTCCTACCATGTGCAGATCATACCCTGGATCGGTGATGGCCTGACCATTTTCCTCTTCGTCCAGTATTTCAAGGATCTGCCCAGTGAACTCATCGATGCTGCCAAGATCGACGGCGCCAACTGGCTGCAGATCTACTGGCTCGTCATCATGCCTATTTCTGGTCCTGTCATTGCCACAGCAGCCATTCTGAAATTCCTGATCATGTACAGCCAGCAATATCTCTGGCCACTGCTGGTGACCCAGTCAGAGGAGTATCGGCCGGTGATGGTCGGTCTCCAGTATTTCTTCCAGCTGAATGTCGCCTGGGGCGAGGTCATGGCCTATCTGTCGATCATCACGGTGCCTGTGCTGATCTTTTACCTTTTTCTGCAGCGTGCCTTCATTGCCAGTATTGCATCAACGGGTCTGAAAGGCTGA
- the otnI gene encoding 2-oxo-tetronate isomerase, whose amino-acid sequence MPKFAANLTMMFNDVPFLHRFEAAASCGFSAVEYLFPYEHPPEVIADQLLHSHLSQALFNMPPGDWHLGERGLAALPERKRDFRDSLDKALSYAQVIGSPLLHMMAGIAPSNDRSAIDTYRENLKLAAERTGEYGIGLTIEPINGRDMPGYFLQNFEQAAEFIEAVGAAHVKLQFDIYHRQILHGDVIMGLRQYAHLIGHIQIASVPDRNEPFTGELNDRLILEEIDAIGYKGYVGCEYRPCRGTQEGLTWLTELP is encoded by the coding sequence ATGCCGAAATTCGCCGCCAATCTGACCATGATGTTCAATGACGTTCCGTTTCTGCACCGGTTTGAGGCCGCTGCAAGTTGCGGGTTTTCAGCGGTGGAGTATCTGTTTCCCTATGAACATCCGCCGGAAGTCATTGCTGACCAACTTCTTCATTCCCATCTTTCACAGGCCCTGTTCAACATGCCACCAGGGGACTGGCACCTGGGCGAGCGCGGTCTCGCTGCCCTGCCGGAGCGAAAGCGTGACTTCAGGGATTCGCTCGACAAGGCGCTTTCCTATGCCCAAGTCATCGGAAGCCCCCTCCTCCACATGATGGCAGGAATTGCACCCTCCAACGACCGATCGGCCATCGACACCTATCGCGAGAACCTCAAGCTGGCAGCCGAACGCACCGGCGAATATGGCATCGGTCTCACCATCGAACCGATCAACGGTCGTGATATGCCAGGTTACTTCTTGCAGAATTTCGAGCAGGCCGCAGAGTTTATCGAAGCGGTGGGCGCTGCCCATGTGAAACTTCAGTTCGACATCTATCATCGCCAGATCCTGCATGGCGACGTCATCATGGGACTGAGGCAGTATGCCCATCTGATCGGACACATCCAGATCGCCTCGGTCCCCGATCGAAATGAACCGTTCACAGGTGAGTTGAACGACCGTCTGATCCTGGAGGAAATCGATGCCATCGGATACAAGGGCTATGTCGGCTGCGAATACCGGCCATGCCGAGGCACGCAGGAAGGCCTGACCTGGCTTACCGAACTGCCGTGA